A region from the Bradyrhizobium erythrophlei genome encodes:
- a CDS encoding D-2-hydroxyacid dehydrogenase family protein — MKVAILDDYQNVALRLADWSAVRRHAEITVFNDHLADAAAVVERLRPFDAICVMRERTPLTREILQQLPNLKLIASTGPRNASINIQTATDLGIAVTATGYDSTPTIEFTWSLILASIRGIDREAASLKAGGWQTSLGSSLRGRSLGVVGLGNIGTEVARIGLAFGMKAIAWSQNLTEEKARVAGATLVDKQTLFREADIVTVHLVLSSRTKGLIGAPEFALMKPTARFVNTSRSPIVDEVALIEALQARRIAGAAVDVFEVEPLGPDHPFRRLENVLATPHIGYVTEDLYRTFYGDAAASIAKWIEVNATAA, encoded by the coding sequence ATGAAGGTTGCGATCCTCGACGACTACCAGAACGTTGCGCTGCGGCTTGCTGACTGGTCGGCCGTCCGGCGGCACGCCGAGATCACCGTGTTCAACGACCACCTGGCTGATGCGGCAGCCGTCGTCGAGCGCCTGCGCCCGTTCGACGCGATATGCGTCATGCGCGAACGCACGCCGCTTACGAGGGAGATCCTGCAGCAGCTCCCGAACCTCAAGCTGATAGCGTCGACCGGACCGCGAAACGCCTCCATCAACATCCAGACCGCGACCGATCTCGGCATCGCGGTCACAGCGACCGGCTATGACTCCACACCCACCATCGAGTTCACCTGGTCGCTGATTCTGGCCAGCATACGAGGCATCGACCGGGAAGCCGCTTCGCTCAAGGCCGGGGGATGGCAAACGAGCCTCGGCTCAAGCCTGAGAGGTAGAAGCCTGGGTGTCGTCGGGCTGGGAAACATCGGAACAGAAGTGGCGCGCATCGGCCTCGCGTTCGGCATGAAGGCGATCGCCTGGAGCCAGAATCTCACTGAGGAGAAAGCAAGGGTCGCCGGCGCCACCCTCGTGGACAAGCAGACGTTGTTCCGCGAGGCCGACATCGTGACAGTTCATCTCGTCCTGAGCAGTCGTACCAAAGGGCTGATCGGGGCACCCGAGTTCGCCCTGATGAAGCCGACGGCGAGATTCGTCAACACATCGCGTAGTCCGATCGTCGACGAGGTGGCTCTGATCGAAGCGCTGCAGGCGCGCCGGATAGCCGGGGCGGCGGTCGACGTATTCGAGGTCGAGCCGTTGGGTCCAGATCACCCCTTCCGGAGGCTGGAGAACGTCCTCGCGACGCCTCACATCGGCTACGTAACCGAAGATCTCTATCGGACCTTCTACGGCGACGCCGCGGCCAGCATCGCAAAATGGATCGAGGTTAACGCAACGGCCGCATAG
- a CDS encoding SDR family oxidoreductase: protein MSNQGKIVRNKVLVTGASGLLGVAAIEKFLAAGWEVVGVSRRKPELPSGRDVQFLSVDLRDEKKARAAFEPLTDITHIAYTALHEKPELVAGWSSKEQIETNNAMLRNVVSPIVHTASNFRHISILQGTKIYGVHLHPIPIPARERDAHRDHQNFFFDQEAYVREMGAQHGFNYTALRPQLVTGPTPGALNVVPAIGAYAAIRREKGEPFGFPGGPSFVWEAADADLVADVMVWAAQSPQAANQAFNITNGDVFEWRNVWPAMAETLGAETGPDMPTSVAAYLDENADVWNRIVAKYDLRSRNLRELVGQGDQHADFAFAYGAPEGPRAFVSTVKLRQAGFTKTVDTEDSFRNALQSLIDHKLLPSAAK from the coding sequence ATGAGCAACCAGGGAAAGATCGTTCGGAATAAGGTGCTGGTCACGGGTGCAAGCGGCCTGCTGGGCGTCGCCGCGATCGAGAAGTTTCTTGCCGCGGGCTGGGAGGTGGTCGGCGTCTCGCGCCGCAAGCCCGAGCTGCCGAGCGGCCGCGACGTCCAGTTTCTATCCGTCGATCTGCGGGACGAGAAAAAGGCCCGCGCCGCGTTCGAGCCGCTGACCGACATCACCCACATCGCCTACACCGCTCTGCACGAGAAACCCGAGCTGGTAGCCGGCTGGTCGAGCAAGGAACAGATCGAGACCAACAACGCCATGCTGCGCAACGTGGTGAGCCCGATCGTGCACACCGCATCCAATTTCCGGCACATCAGCATTCTGCAGGGAACGAAGATCTATGGCGTGCACCTGCACCCGATCCCTATCCCGGCCCGCGAACGTGACGCCCACAGGGATCACCAGAACTTCTTCTTCGACCAGGAGGCCTATGTGCGTGAGATGGGCGCCCAGCACGGCTTCAACTATACGGCTCTACGCCCGCAGCTCGTCACCGGGCCCACCCCAGGCGCGTTGAACGTAGTCCCCGCCATCGGAGCCTACGCGGCAATCCGCCGCGAGAAGGGTGAACCGTTCGGTTTTCCTGGCGGTCCGTCGTTCGTCTGGGAAGCCGCCGATGCAGACCTCGTCGCGGACGTGATGGTCTGGGCTGCGCAGTCGCCCCAGGCGGCGAACCAGGCGTTCAACATCACTAACGGCGACGTGTTCGAGTGGCGCAATGTGTGGCCGGCCATGGCCGAAACCCTCGGTGCCGAAACCGGACCCGACATGCCAACGAGCGTGGCAGCATACCTCGATGAAAACGCGGATGTCTGGAACCGGATCGTCGCTAAGTACGATCTTCGCTCGCGGAACCTGCGGGAGCTGGTTGGCCAAGGGGACCAGCATGCGGACTTCGCGTTCGCTTATGGCGCGCCGGAAGGACCTCGGGCCTTCGTGAGCACCGTCAAACTGCGTCAGGCTGGGTTCACAAAGACAGTCGATACCGAGGACTCGTTCCGCAACGCACTGCAGTCTCTGATCGACCACAAGCTCTTGCCGTCAGCCGCGAAGTAG
- a CDS encoding LysR family transcriptional regulator, giving the protein MDRLASMETFIRVVETGSFSGAARQLRVGQPAVSKTVAQLENYLGVKLLTRSTRGLTPTEAGLGYFERAKRAIEEADEAELAARGAGTGLKGRLRVCAAVTFARIHLIPLLPQFLAQHPDLDLEVVLDDRQIDLVQEGIDLALRMGKLLDSALTVRRIARCKRLVLGTPEYFERAGTPATPADLSKHQAVVYLQGEGSIWSFRRDSSEAAVKVQSRLKVTAAEGVRAAVLAHAGLTISSEWMFTPELRSGAVRAVLSEWSLPPLDLWAVFPTGRAATAKARTFVDFFERSFNP; this is encoded by the coding sequence ATGGATCGCTTGGCTTCGATGGAGACTTTCATCCGGGTGGTCGAGACAGGGTCCTTCTCCGGTGCCGCACGGCAGCTTCGCGTCGGGCAGCCGGCGGTCTCCAAGACCGTCGCGCAGCTCGAAAACTATCTGGGCGTCAAGCTGCTCACGCGCTCGACGCGCGGACTGACACCGACCGAGGCGGGACTCGGTTATTTCGAGCGCGCCAAGCGCGCGATCGAGGAGGCCGATGAGGCGGAACTCGCCGCGCGCGGCGCCGGCACCGGGCTGAAGGGACGATTGCGCGTTTGCGCCGCCGTTACATTTGCCCGCATTCACCTCATTCCGCTGCTGCCGCAATTCCTCGCACAACACCCGGACCTCGATCTGGAAGTCGTGCTCGACGACCGTCAGATCGACCTCGTGCAGGAGGGCATCGATCTGGCGCTGCGGATGGGAAAGCTGCTCGATTCGGCGCTGACAGTCCGCCGCATCGCTCGATGCAAGCGACTGGTCTTGGGTACGCCCGAATACTTCGAGCGTGCGGGTACCCCCGCAACGCCAGCCGATCTCAGCAAGCATCAGGCTGTCGTATATCTGCAGGGCGAAGGCAGCATCTGGTCGTTCCGGCGCGACAGCTCTGAAGCTGCGGTAAAGGTCCAAAGTAGGTTGAAGGTGACCGCGGCCGAAGGCGTCAGAGCCGCAGTGCTTGCCCATGCTGGGCTTACCATTTCGTCCGAATGGATGTTCACGCCGGAGCTGCGCTCGGGCGCCGTGCGCGCGGTGCTATCGGAATGGAGCCTGCCGCCACTCGATTTGTGGGCGGTGTTTCCGACCGGGCGAGCCGCGACAGCGAAAGCGCGGACTTTTGTTGATTTCTTCGAACGTAGCTTCAACCCGTGA